In a single window of the Papaver somniferum cultivar HN1 chromosome 8, ASM357369v1, whole genome shotgun sequence genome:
- the LOC113304791 gene encoding uncharacterized protein LOC113304791: MLEHLNKKSEKCTPRRRVPSTRDFPIACGNNFLIISRMECLRLLSSSENINPSDECFSRESMQSEHMLEAGFRESSDNVQDGHWSQFNKRKAHEEFEDPGPIACGNIFPVTSKMECLRMQVDEEFEDAGPASNHSEGNKSIVLAPYSGERVIVQALMATNNCPWRNTAKRFVKPPEFMATPKSTQRRQAKQVVKSEGEKSIVLASSERIIVQVLMAAPYCPWRSQSKRFVKSQGLMGAPNDPLRGQEKQLGKFQGEEKSIVLAPSFSERVIVQGLMAAPNCPWRQAK, from the coding sequence ATGTTGGAACATTTAAACAAAAAGAGTGAAAAATGTACACCTCGAAGAAGAGTTCCGTCCACACGAGATTTTCCTATTGCTTGTGGGAATAACTTTCTGATAATCAGTAGGATGGAGTGTTTGAGATTGCTTTCTTCTTCAGAGAATATAAATCCGAGTGATGAATGTTTTAGTCGAGAAAGTATGCAATCAGAACATATGCTCGAGGCTGGTTTTAGAGAGAGTAGTGACAACGTTCAAGATGGTCACTGGAGCCAATTCAATAAGAGAAAGGCTCATGAGGAATTTGAGGATCCAGGTCCTATTGCTTGTGGGAATATCTTTCCAGTAACTAGTAAGATGGAGTGTTTGAGGATGCAGGTTGATGAGGAATTTGAGGATGCAGGACCTGCGTCTAATCATTCTGAAGGAAACAAATCTATTGTGTTAGCACCTTATTCTGGTGAGAGGGTGATTGTGCAGGCTCTCATGGCTACAAACAATTGTCCATGGAGGAATACAGCAAAACGATTTGTCAAACCGCCAGAGTTCATGGCTACTCCAAAGAGTACTCAGCGGAGGCAGGCAAAACAGGTTGTCAAATCTGAAGGTGAAAAATCTATAGTTTTGGCATCAAGTGAGAGGATCATTGTACAGGTTTTGATGGCTGCACCATACTGTCCATGGAGGAGTCAGTCAAAACGATTTGTCAAATCTCAAGGGCTCATGGGTGCACCAAACGATCCATTGAGGGGGCAGGAAAAACAACTTGGCAAATTTCAAGGAGAAGAAAAATCTATTGTTCTAGCACCTTCCTTTAGTGAAAGAGTTATTGTACAGGGTCTCATGGCTGCTCCAAATTGTCCCTGGAGGCAGGCAAAGTGA